One Fundidesulfovibrio terrae genomic window carries:
- a CDS encoding cupin domain-containing protein — MAENKPAYTIADKLPIVATPDVKVTLMTYAPGQEVPWHSHTTVTDSTFCLAGDVELAFRDPEEAVLLKPGDFRQVPPGRTHRVRCLGPDPCKVLLVQGVGAYDFKPA, encoded by the coding sequence ATGGCCGAGAACAAGCCCGCCTACACCATAGCCGACAAGCTGCCCATCGTGGCCACCCCGGACGTCAAGGTCACGCTCATGACCTACGCGCCCGGCCAGGAGGTTCCCTGGCACAGCCACACCACAGTCACCGACTCCACCTTCTGCCTGGCAGGCGACGTGGAGCTGGCCTTCCGCGACCCCGAGGAGGCCGTGCTCCTGAAACCGGGCGACTTCCGCCAGGTTCCGCCCGGGCGGACACACCGCGTGCGCTGCCTGGGCCCGGACCCTTGCAAGGTGCTGCTGGTGCAGGGCGTGGGCGCATACGATTTCAAGCCCGCCTGA
- a CDS encoding acetate kinase, whose translation MKVLVLNCGSSSLKYQLIDMATDAVLCSGLAERIGEAMGKITHKAFPGLDNQKVVTVEEPFKDHTAALGRCAALITSGDAAVAAPSEIGAIGHRVVHGGEAFRQPTIITPDVVATIKKFCALAPLHNPAGLMGIEAATALFPGVKQAAVFDTAFHGTIPDYAYLFAIPFSLYEELGIRRYGFHGTSHGYVAKKLAQVAGKPAGETSCVTVHLGNGCSMAAVKNGQCVDTSMGLTPLMGLMMGTRSGDVDPSLHAFLSANKGMSIEQVDTLLNKESGLKGICGLNDMRDIHAAREKGDKKSELALKMFCYRVKHYIGAYLAALDGCDAVVFTAGIGENDPDVRQLCCDTLGSIGVKIDRDRNYGFKRGQITKISTDDSPVAIYIIPTNEELEIATQTYSLANGK comes from the coding sequence ATGAAAGTTCTCGTGCTCAACTGCGGCAGCTCGTCGCTGAAATACCAGCTCATCGACATGGCCACCGACGCCGTGCTGTGCTCCGGCCTGGCCGAGCGCATCGGCGAGGCCATGGGCAAGATCACCCACAAGGCTTTCCCCGGCCTGGACAACCAGAAGGTCGTCACCGTCGAGGAGCCCTTCAAGGACCACACCGCAGCCCTTGGCCGCTGCGCCGCCCTGATCACCTCGGGCGACGCCGCCGTGGCCGCCCCCTCCGAGATCGGCGCCATCGGGCACCGCGTGGTGCACGGCGGCGAGGCCTTCCGCCAGCCCACGATCATCACCCCCGACGTGGTGGCCACCATCAAGAAATTCTGCGCGCTGGCCCCGCTGCACAACCCGGCCGGACTCATGGGCATCGAGGCGGCCACCGCCCTGTTCCCGGGCGTCAAGCAGGCTGCCGTGTTCGACACCGCCTTCCACGGCACCATCCCGGACTACGCCTACCTCTTCGCCATCCCCTTCAGCCTCTACGAGGAGCTGGGCATCCGCCGCTACGGCTTCCACGGCACCTCGCACGGCTACGTGGCCAAGAAGCTGGCCCAGGTCGCGGGCAAGCCCGCGGGCGAGACCAGCTGCGTCACCGTGCACCTGGGCAACGGCTGCTCCATGGCCGCCGTGAAGAACGGCCAGTGCGTGGACACCTCCATGGGCCTGACCCCGCTCATGGGCCTGATGATGGGCACCCGCTCCGGCGACGTCGACCCCTCCCTGCACGCCTTCCTGTCCGCCAACAAGGGCATGTCCATCGAGCAGGTGGACACCCTGCTCAACAAGGAAAGCGGCCTCAAGGGCATCTGCGGCCTGAATGACATGCGCGACATCCACGCCGCGCGCGAGAAGGGCGACAAGAAGTCCGAACTGGCCCTGAAGATGTTCTGCTACCGCGTGAAGCACTACATCGGCGCCTACCTGGCCGCCCTGGACGGCTGCGACGCCGTGGTGTTCACCGCCGGCATCGGCGAGAACGACCCCGACGTGCGCCAGCTCTGCTGCGACACCCTGGGCTCCATCGGCGTCAAGATCGACCGCGACCGCAACTACGGCTTCAAGCGCGGCCAGATCACCAAGATCTCCACCGACGACTCCCCGGTGGCCATCTACATCATCCCCACCAACGAAGAGCTGGAGATCGCCACCCAGACCTACTCCCTGGCCAACGGGAAATAG
- the pta gene encoding phosphate acetyltransferase, protein MAKNLYIIATEARSGKSAICLGVMQLLLKDFQRVAFFRPIISGNAQGKKDHDINLILSQFYLNMRYEETFAYTLDQARDMINQGKHTVLLENILSKYKDLEARYDFVLCEGTDFVGGDSAFEFDINAEIAANLGCPVILVANGHDKNAANLVATTQIAIDTFSEKGLDIFATIVNRVDPGIEQKVLEGLTCKYIGGQDCLTYAIPEEPTLGKPTVGDVTKWLGAQVLYGKDQLDTPIDDYIVAAMQVGNFLDYLKKGALVITPGDRADVVLGCYASRLSTAYQDVAGIVLTGGIEPHQNIKKLIDGWTGVPLPVLLAEGHTYKVARILMDLYGRIESDDQKKIATALGTFEQHVKGDDFRARLEAKKSSKITPKMFEYSLIDKAKHQKQHIVLPEGTSGRILRAADILLRRGVADLTILGKENEVRPLISQLGLDLSGAQIIDPVLSPYYEEYWKTYYEMRKTKGVTEEMARDQMLSPTYFGTMMVQMGQASGMVSGSITTTQETIRPALQIIKTKPGMSIVSSVFLMCLSDRVLVFGDCAVNPNPNAQQLAEIALQSAQTATAFGVDPRIAMLSYSTGASGSGAEVDKVREATKIAHEMSPELKLEGPLQYDAAIDPEVAQLKMPGSEVAGKATVFIFPDLNTGNNTYKAVQRAAQAVAIGPVLQGLNKPVNDLSRGCTVEDIVNTVAITAIQAQH, encoded by the coding sequence ATGGCTAAGAATCTCTATATCATCGCCACCGAGGCCCGCAGCGGCAAGTCCGCCATCTGCCTGGGCGTGATGCAGCTTCTTCTGAAGGATTTCCAGCGCGTCGCCTTCTTCCGCCCCATCATATCCGGCAACGCCCAGGGCAAGAAGGACCACGACATCAACCTGATCCTCTCGCAGTTCTACCTGAACATGCGCTACGAGGAGACCTTCGCCTACACCCTGGACCAGGCCCGGGACATGATCAACCAGGGCAAGCACACAGTGCTGCTGGAAAACATCCTCTCCAAATACAAGGACCTGGAAGCCCGCTACGACTTCGTGCTCTGCGAAGGCACCGACTTCGTGGGCGGCGACTCGGCCTTCGAATTCGACATCAACGCCGAGATCGCGGCCAACCTGGGCTGCCCGGTGATCCTGGTGGCCAACGGCCACGACAAGAACGCCGCCAACCTGGTGGCCACCACCCAGATCGCCATCGACACCTTCTCCGAGAAGGGCCTGGACATCTTCGCCACCATCGTCAACCGCGTGGACCCGGGCATCGAGCAGAAGGTCCTCGAGGGCCTGACCTGCAAGTACATCGGCGGGCAGGACTGCCTGACCTACGCCATCCCCGAGGAGCCCACCCTGGGCAAGCCCACCGTGGGCGACGTGACCAAGTGGCTGGGCGCGCAGGTGCTCTACGGCAAGGACCAATTGGACACCCCCATCGACGACTACATCGTGGCCGCCATGCAGGTGGGCAACTTCCTGGATTACCTGAAGAAGGGAGCCTTGGTCATCACCCCGGGCGACCGCGCCGACGTGGTGCTCGGCTGCTACGCCTCGCGGCTTTCCACCGCCTACCAGGACGTGGCCGGCATCGTGCTCACCGGCGGCATCGAACCCCACCAGAACATCAAGAAGCTCATCGACGGATGGACCGGCGTCCCCCTGCCGGTTCTCCTGGCCGAGGGGCACACCTACAAGGTGGCCCGCATCCTCATGGACCTCTACGGACGCATCGAGTCCGACGACCAGAAGAAGATCGCCACCGCCCTGGGCACCTTCGAGCAGCACGTCAAGGGCGACGACTTCCGCGCCCGCCTGGAGGCCAAGAAATCCTCCAAGATCACGCCCAAGATGTTCGAATACAGCCTGATCGACAAGGCCAAGCACCAGAAGCAGCACATCGTCCTGCCCGAGGGCACTTCCGGGCGCATCCTGCGCGCCGCCGACATCCTGCTTAGGCGCGGCGTGGCCGACCTGACCATCCTGGGCAAGGAAAACGAGGTCCGCCCGCTGATCTCCCAGCTGGGCCTGGACCTCTCCGGCGCCCAGATCATCGATCCCGTGCTCTCGCCCTATTACGAGGAGTACTGGAAGACCTACTACGAGATGCGCAAGACCAAGGGCGTCACCGAGGAGATGGCCCGCGACCAGATGCTCTCCCCCACCTACTTCGGCACCATGATGGTGCAGATGGGCCAGGCCAGCGGCATGGTCTCCGGCTCCATCACCACCACCCAGGAGACCATCCGGCCCGCCCTTCAGATCATCAAGACCAAGCCGGGCATGTCCATCGTGAGCTCCGTGTTCCTGATGTGCCTCTCCGACCGCGTGCTGGTCTTCGGCGACTGCGCCGTGAACCCCAACCCCAACGCCCAGCAGCTGGCGGAAATCGCCCTCCAGTCGGCCCAGACCGCCACGGCCTTCGGGGTCGATCCGCGCATCGCCATGCTCTCCTACTCCACGGGCGCGTCGGGCTCCGGCGCGGAAGTGGACAAGGTGCGCGAGGCCACCAAGATCGCCCACGAGATGTCCCCCGAGCTCAAGCTCGAAGGCCCCCTGCAGTACGACGCGGCCATCGACCCCGAAGTGGCCCAGCTCAAGATGCCGGGCTCCGAGGTTGCGGGCAAGGCCACGGTGTTCATCTTCCCGGACCTGAACACCGGCAACAACACCTACAAGGCCGTGCAGCGCGCCGCCCAGGCCGTGGCCATCGGCCCCGTGCTCCAGGGCCTCAACAAGCCCGTCAACGACCTCTCCCGCGGCTGCACCGTGGAAGACATCGTCAACACCGTCGCAATCACCGCCATCCAGGCGCAACACTAA
- a CDS encoding phosphatase PAP2 family protein translates to MRSYAVSVALLVVFALPRICSGQVLGPDAYFSSAAAVQQALMLLPPPPAPGTAAQAANVQLLNSVMIAASPQAVAKAQADAVPSVFDFSAVLGTGFNAQDLPVTNSFFNKVTINTQNTNISLDRIYNSQGPVTASSYPSAHTVLGFVDGMILSAMIPEKQDQLTTYGVQFGLNRLILGQHWPTDVGAGQMEAGILLFDLNASPQFQSDLGAAKAELRAQQGLK, encoded by the coding sequence ATGCGTTCGTATGCAGTGTCCGTGGCTCTCCTGGTCGTGTTCGCCCTGCCCCGGATATGCTCCGGGCAGGTTCTCGGCCCCGACGCCTACTTCTCGAGCGCCGCGGCCGTGCAGCAGGCCCTCATGCTCCTGCCGCCTCCGCCCGCGCCGGGCACCGCCGCCCAGGCCGCCAACGTGCAGCTCTTGAACTCCGTCATGATCGCGGCTTCCCCGCAGGCGGTGGCCAAGGCCCAGGCGGACGCGGTGCCCTCGGTGTTCGACTTCTCCGCCGTGCTGGGGACGGGCTTCAACGCCCAGGACCTGCCGGTGACCAACTCCTTCTTCAACAAGGTCACCATCAACACGCAAAACACGAACATAAGCCTGGACCGCATCTACAACAGCCAGGGGCCGGTCACGGCCTCGTCGTACCCCAGCGCGCACACGGTGCTCGGATTCGTGGACGGCATGATCCTTTCCGCCATGATCCCGGAAAAGCAGGATCAGCTGACCACCTACGGCGTCCAGTTCGGCCTGAACCGCCTGATCCTGGGCCAGCACTGGCCAACCGACGTGGGCGCGGGCCAGATGGAGGCGGGCATCCTCCTGTTCGACCTGAACGCCAGCCCACAATTCCAGAGCGACTTAGGCGCCGCCAAGGCGGAATTGCGCGCCCAGCAGGGGCTCAAATAG
- a CDS encoding LeuA family protein: MKIIDSTLREGEQCFGVYLTPDAKANILTRLAALGVDEVELGIAGRDASVAGLVELARGLGGRGHGVRPELSVWAACREDTILAGAALNTDWLHLGLPVSAAHMEKRLGLSPDALLAHLARHVALACASGQARVSLGLEDASRADPEFLVRAALAGRDAGASRVRLSDTVGLWHPLEVAEVVGRLKAAVPGVAVGVHCHNDFGLGTANALAGLMAGAEYADASVLGLGERAGLAALEELTAYLHFRLGLPYRVEVLPGLCRTVADAAKIEIPPRKPVAGSAQFSCETGLHVHGLTRDPSLFEPYDPAKLGLSRLVALGKKSGRAAVAAKMAEFGMDPAGRDLEGITRKVRAKSERLGRPLTDDEARDLLSR, translated from the coding sequence GTGAAGATCATCGACTCCACCCTGCGCGAAGGCGAGCAGTGCTTCGGGGTATACCTGACGCCGGACGCCAAGGCGAACATCCTGACCCGGCTGGCGGCGCTCGGCGTCGACGAGGTGGAGCTGGGCATCGCCGGGCGCGACGCCTCGGTGGCCGGGCTGGTGGAGCTAGCGCGCGGCCTGGGCGGGCGCGGCCACGGCGTGAGGCCCGAGCTGTCGGTGTGGGCCGCCTGCCGCGAGGACACCATCCTGGCCGGGGCCGCCCTGAACACCGACTGGCTGCACCTGGGGCTGCCCGTGTCCGCCGCGCACATGGAAAAACGCCTGGGGCTCTCCCCGGACGCGCTGCTTGCGCACCTGGCGCGCCACGTGGCGCTGGCCTGCGCCTCAGGCCAGGCCCGGGTGTCCCTGGGCCTGGAGGACGCCTCCCGGGCCGATCCGGAGTTCCTGGTCCGGGCGGCGCTGGCCGGGCGCGACGCCGGGGCCTCGCGGGTGCGCCTGTCGGACACGGTGGGGCTGTGGCATCCGCTGGAGGTGGCCGAGGTGGTCGGGCGGCTCAAGGCCGCCGTACCCGGCGTTGCCGTTGGCGTGCACTGCCACAACGATTTCGGCCTGGGCACGGCCAACGCCCTGGCAGGGCTCATGGCCGGAGCCGAATACGCCGACGCCTCGGTGCTGGGCCTGGGAGAGCGGGCAGGGCTGGCCGCCCTGGAAGAACTTACGGCCTACCTGCATTTCCGGTTGGGACTTCCCTACAGGGTGGAGGTGCTTCCCGGGCTGTGCCGCACCGTGGCCGATGCGGCCAAGATCGAGATACCGCCGCGCAAGCCCGTGGCGGGCTCGGCCCAGTTCTCCTGCGAGACGGGGTTGCACGTGCACGGGCTCACGCGCGATCCGTCCCTGTTCGAACCCTACGATCCGGCGAAGCTCGGGCTTTCCCGCCTGGTGGCCCTGGGCAAGAAGAGCGGCCGGGCGGCCGTGGCCGCCAAGATGGCCGAGTTCGGGATGGACCCGGCCGGGCGCGACCTGGAGGGGATCACACGGAAGGTGCGGGCCAAGTCCGAACGGCTGGGCCGCCCGCTCACCGACGACGAGGCGCGGGACCTGCTTTCGCGCTGA
- a CDS encoding putative bifunctional diguanylate cyclase/phosphodiesterase encodes MNPPPPFPLPPGDPARLLEALVRASGEGMIVTAPDGSILWVNDAFTDITGYDADEAHGQNPRMLKSDHHDAAFYEALWSRLIEEGVWEGEIWNRRKSGEAYPERLSIRAIRDASGRLAGYVGVFTDITDQKSHKEVLLHEAYHDPLTGLPNRHLFHDRLGMALRKSQLGGNPVGVICLDLDRFKTINDSLGHATGDIILTEVGYRLSKLLRQADTLSRFGGDDFYMLLTELRDPEDAAHVAGRILTCLADPVETLGEELHVTASIGVTISPSDGTDPAQLVRNAEMAMYRAKEAGRNNFNFFTEDLGNRVLKGLKLENDLRKALAREEFVLYYQPRVDVLTGTVRGMEALVRWIPAGGVPVSPGEFIPLAEETGLILALGDWILEEACRQTKLWLDEGLGDLKVAVNLSPRQIEQPGLAAKVLAVLERTGLPASRLEVEVTETVFLKGFAEARKTLSSLAAAGITVALDDFGTGYSSLTYLKQLPISTLKIDKSFVDGLPQDKDDAAIVTSVVSIAANLGLAVVAEGVETMAQLEFLRSLSCCDGFQGYLYAKPLPPREFAALLSRGDVLLPHGDAA; translated from the coding sequence ATGAACCCTCCTCCCCCGTTCCCACTCCCTCCCGGTGATCCCGCGCGTCTGCTCGAAGCGCTCGTGCGGGCCAGCGGCGAAGGCATGATCGTCACCGCCCCCGACGGAAGCATCCTCTGGGTCAACGACGCCTTTACCGACATCACCGGATACGACGCTGACGAAGCGCACGGGCAGAACCCCCGCATGCTCAAGTCCGACCACCACGACGCGGCCTTCTACGAGGCGCTGTGGTCCCGTCTCATCGAGGAAGGCGTCTGGGAGGGCGAAATCTGGAACCGCCGCAAATCCGGCGAGGCCTACCCAGAACGGCTCTCCATCCGGGCCATCCGGGACGCCTCGGGAAGGCTGGCGGGCTACGTAGGGGTCTTCACCGACATCACCGACCAGAAGAGCCACAAGGAAGTCCTGCTCCACGAGGCCTACCACGACCCCCTCACCGGGCTGCCCAACCGCCACCTCTTCCACGACCGCCTGGGCATGGCCCTGCGCAAGTCCCAGCTGGGCGGCAACCCCGTGGGCGTCATCTGCCTGGACCTGGACCGCTTCAAGACCATCAACGACAGCCTGGGCCACGCGACAGGCGACATCATCCTCACCGAGGTGGGCTACCGGCTCTCGAAGCTCTTGCGCCAGGCCGACACCCTCTCGCGCTTCGGCGGCGACGACTTCTACATGCTGCTCACCGAGCTGCGCGACCCCGAGGACGCGGCCCACGTGGCCGGACGCATCCTCACCTGCCTGGCCGACCCCGTGGAGACCCTGGGCGAGGAACTGCACGTCACCGCCAGCATCGGCGTGACCATATCCCCCTCGGACGGCACGGACCCGGCCCAGCTCGTGCGCAACGCCGAGATGGCCATGTACCGCGCCAAGGAGGCCGGGCGAAACAACTTCAATTTCTTCACCGAGGACCTGGGGAACCGGGTGCTCAAGGGGTTGAAGCTGGAGAACGACCTGCGCAAGGCCCTGGCCCGCGAGGAGTTCGTGCTCTACTACCAGCCCCGCGTGGACGTGCTCACGGGCACGGTGCGGGGCATGGAGGCTCTGGTGCGCTGGATTCCTGCCGGGGGCGTCCCCGTATCGCCGGGAGAGTTCATCCCCCTGGCCGAGGAGACCGGGCTCATCCTGGCCCTGGGCGACTGGATCCTGGAGGAGGCTTGCCGCCAGACCAAGCTCTGGCTCGACGAGGGCCTGGGCGACCTGAAGGTGGCGGTGAACCTCTCGCCGCGCCAGATCGAGCAGCCCGGGCTGGCCGCCAAGGTGCTGGCGGTGCTCGAGCGCACCGGCCTGCCCGCCTCGAGGCTGGAGGTGGAAGTCACCGAGACCGTGTTCCTCAAGGGCTTCGCCGAGGCCCGCAAGACCCTCTCCAGCCTGGCCGCCGCCGGGATCACCGTGGCCCTGGACGACTTCGGCACCGGGTATTCCTCCCTGACCTACTTGAAGCAGCTGCCCATCTCCACGCTCAAGATCGACAAATCCTTCGTGGACGGACTGCCCCAGGACAAGGACGACGCGGCCATCGTCACCTCGGTGGTGTCCATCGCGGCCAACCTGGGGCTGGCCGTGGTGGCCGAGGGCGTGGAGACCATGGCCCAGCTGGAGTTTTTGCGCTCGCTCTCCTGCTGCGACGGCTTCCAGGGCTACCTCTACGCCAAACCCCTGCCGCCGCGCGAATTCGCGGCCCTGCTGTCCCGGGGGGACGTGCTCCTCCCCCATGGAGACGCCGCGTGA
- a CDS encoding sulfite exporter TauE/SafE family protein, translating to MILYFLLYALAGAVAGILAGLLGVGGGIVIVPVLSVLFAWQGMTPEYMMQLALGTSLASIMFTSVSSMRAHHKHGAVRWYVVRAIAPGIIVGTLAGSWIASMLSSGFLKVFFLCFLYYVSFQMFLNIKPKPSRELPGAGGMFGAGSFIGAVSALVGIGGGTMSVPFMTWCNIPMHQAVGTSAAIGFPIALAGTVGYILGGMGKAGLPGATLGFIYIPALVGLVVCSMLTAPTGARIAHKLPVAKLKKVFAAFLFFMATRMLFQVL from the coding sequence ATGATCCTGTACTTCCTCCTCTACGCCCTGGCCGGAGCCGTGGCCGGGATCCTGGCCGGACTGCTCGGCGTGGGCGGCGGCATCGTCATCGTGCCGGTCCTGTCGGTGCTGTTCGCCTGGCAGGGCATGACCCCGGAATACATGATGCAGTTGGCCCTGGGCACCAGCCTGGCCTCCATCATGTTCACTTCGGTCTCCAGCATGCGCGCCCATCACAAGCACGGCGCGGTGCGCTGGTACGTGGTCCGCGCCATCGCTCCCGGCATCATCGTGGGCACCCTGGCCGGAAGCTGGATCGCCTCCATGCTCTCCAGCGGTTTTCTCAAGGTCTTCTTTTTGTGCTTCCTCTACTACGTCTCCTTCCAGATGTTTCTGAACATCAAGCCCAAGCCCAGTCGCGAGCTGCCAGGAGCGGGCGGCATGTTCGGGGCCGGATCCTTCATCGGCGCGGTCTCCGCCCTGGTGGGCATCGGCGGCGGCACCATGTCCGTGCCGTTCATGACCTGGTGCAACATCCCCATGCACCAGGCCGTGGGCACCTCGGCGGCCATCGGCTTCCCCATCGCCCTGGCCGGGACCGTGGGCTACATTCTCGGCGGCATGGGCAAGGCCGGGCTGCCCGGAGCCACCCTGGGCTTCATCTACATCCCGGCCCTGGTGGGCCTGGTGGTCTGCAGCATGCTCACCGCGCCGACGGGCGCCCGCATCGCCCACAAGCTGCCCGTGGCCAAGCTCAAGAAGGTCTTCGCGGCGTTTCTTTTTTTCATGGCCACGAGAATGCTTTTCCAGGTGCTCTAA
- the nifH gene encoding nitrogenase iron protein produces the protein MRKIAIYGKGGIGKSTTTQNTVAGLATLGKKVMVVGCDPKADSTRLLLGGLQQKTVLDTLREEGEDVELEDILKPGFKGTMCTESGGPEPGVGCAGRGIITSINLLEQLGAYKEDKSLDYVFYDVLGDVVCGGFAMPIREGKAQEIYIVVSGEMMAMYAANNICKGIVKFAEAGGVRLGGLICNSRKVDHEEDLINALAERLGTKMIHFVPRENQVQRAELNRKTVIDFSPEHPQANEYLSLASKIQDNQNFVIPTPLPIDELEALLVKYGIAN, from the coding sequence ATGAGAAAGATCGCTATCTACGGCAAAGGCGGCATCGGCAAGTCCACCACCACTCAGAACACCGTGGCCGGTTTGGCTACCCTGGGCAAGAAGGTCATGGTCGTGGGCTGCGACCCCAAGGCCGACTCCACCCGCCTGCTCCTGGGCGGCCTGCAGCAGAAGACCGTTCTGGACACCCTGCGCGAGGAAGGCGAGGACGTCGAACTCGAGGACATCCTGAAGCCCGGCTTCAAGGGCACCATGTGCACCGAGTCCGGCGGTCCCGAGCCTGGCGTGGGCTGCGCCGGCCGCGGCATCATCACCTCCATCAACCTTCTGGAACAGCTGGGTGCCTACAAGGAAGACAAGAGCCTGGACTACGTCTTCTACGACGTGCTGGGCGACGTTGTCTGCGGCGGCTTCGCCATGCCCATCCGTGAAGGCAAGGCCCAGGAAATCTACATCGTCGTCTCGGGCGAGATGATGGCCATGTACGCGGCCAACAACATCTGCAAGGGCATCGTGAAGTTCGCGGAAGCCGGCGGCGTGCGCCTGGGCGGGCTCATCTGCAACTCCCGCAAGGTCGACCACGAAGAGGACCTGATCAACGCCCTGGCCGAGCGCCTTGGCACCAAGATGATCCACTTCGTCCCCCGCGAGAACCAGGTGCAGCGCGCCGAGCTCAACCGCAAGACGGTCATCGACTTCTCCCCCGAGCACCCCCAGGCCAACGAGTACCTGTCCCTGGCCTCCAAGATCCAGGACAACCAGAACTTCGTCATCCCGACTCCGCTGCCCATCGACGAGTTGGAAGCCCTGCTCGTGAAGTACGGCATCGCCAACTAG
- a CDS encoding P-II family nitrogen regulator, producing MSLIMIRSVVRPEKADDVMAALMEAGFPAATKLAVAGRGKQRGIKIGEVTYDEIPKIQIMTVVSEKDKEFVVKTIVDAARTGGKGNFGDGKIFVSPVDEMYTISSGVKETDLSSIGEARP from the coding sequence ATGTCCCTCATCATGATCCGCTCCGTCGTCCGCCCCGAGAAGGCCGATGACGTCATGGCAGCCCTCATGGAGGCCGGTTTCCCGGCCGCGACCAAACTGGCCGTCGCCGGCCGCGGCAAGCAGCGCGGCATCAAGATCGGCGAAGTGACCTACGACGAGATTCCCAAGATCCAGATCATGACCGTGGTGTCTGAGAAGGACAAGGAATTCGTGGTCAAGACCATCGTGGACGCCGCCCGCACCGGCGGCAAGGGCAACTTCGGCGACGGCAAGATCTTCGTTTCCCCCGTGGACGAGATGTACACCATCAGCTCCGGCGTGAAGGAAACCGACCTGTCGTCCATCGGGGAGGCCAGGCCATGA
- a CDS encoding P-II family nitrogen regulator, whose amino-acid sequence MKEVIAVVRMNKMNQTKKALTDAGIAAFFAHEAWGRGKGLVNMAVAAGAAQGYQEAAEVLGNKGKLFAKRMVTVVVPDDKVSAVVEAITAANKTGNAGDGKIFVLPVADSIRVRTGETGSCAIE is encoded by the coding sequence ATGAAGGAAGTCATCGCAGTCGTTCGCATGAACAAGATGAACCAGACCAAGAAGGCCTTAACCGACGCCGGTATCGCCGCCTTCTTCGCCCACGAGGCCTGGGGCCGGGGCAAGGGCCTGGTGAACATGGCGGTGGCCGCCGGGGCGGCCCAGGGCTACCAGGAGGCCGCCGAGGTCCTGGGCAATAAGGGCAAGCTTTTCGCCAAGCGCATGGTCACGGTGGTGGTGCCCGACGACAAGGTCTCCGCAGTGGTGGAGGCCATCACCGCCGCCAACAAGACCGGCAACGCCGGCGACGGCAAGATCTTCGTGCTGCCCGTGGCGGATTCCATCAGGGTGCGCACCGGCGAAACCGGCTCCTGCGCCATCGAGTAA